One window of Bacillus sp. THAF10 genomic DNA carries:
- a CDS encoding kinase-associated lipoprotein B, whose amino-acid sequence MEEIEVGSKVTGIYKTGKYIGEVTEIKPMHYLVKVKAVAKHPQQGDLHAPKEVDVPLFHERRALSYHEQTNIPKNMVRLYEGEIPEYKESLKLAVHNAVQALQNEDNLWSKKSLANFEVLKKDYRF is encoded by the coding sequence ATGGAGGAAATAGAGGTTGGTTCCAAGGTAACAGGAATTTATAAAACAGGAAAATATATTGGTGAAGTGACAGAAATTAAACCAATGCATTATTTGGTGAAGGTAAAAGCCGTCGCTAAACATCCACAGCAAGGAGACCTTCATGCGCCAAAAGAAGTGGACGTGCCACTTTTCCATGAAAGACGCGCGTTAAGCTATCACGAACAAACAAATATCCCTAAAAATATGGTAAGACTGTATGAAGGGGAAATTCCTGAATATAAGGAATCGCTGAAATTAGCTGTGCATAACGCAGTGCAAGCATTACAGAACGAAGATAATCTGTGGTCAAAAAAAAGCCTAGCTAATTTTGAGGTTTTAAAGAAGGACTATCGATTCTAA
- the kapD gene encoding 3'-5' exonuclease KapD: MPLHLFIDFEFTMPENRHTPKNFFPEIIEAGIVVVEKDKILEQFSSYIRPKAFPTLTKRCKSFLNISQKNVETGASFEELVQIINGYHVLDKCTVVTWGNMDLRVLKNNCEYHGIPYPVPFKYIDLSMEYKRFFGDQNQTGLWKAVQEYGKEGTGKHHRALDDALTTYNLFRLVEKDKRYLAKHEPTTIGDRIDLSKILNKFAL; this comes from the coding sequence TTGCCTCTGCATCTTTTCATCGATTTTGAATTTACTATGCCTGAAAACAGACATACACCAAAAAATTTTTTCCCGGAAATCATTGAAGCTGGAATTGTTGTGGTAGAAAAAGATAAAATTCTCGAACAATTTTCCTCTTATATTCGCCCTAAAGCGTTTCCTACGCTTACGAAACGCTGCAAGTCGTTTCTAAATATCAGTCAGAAAAACGTAGAGACGGGTGCAAGCTTTGAAGAGCTCGTACAAATCATTAATGGCTATCATGTTCTGGATAAATGTACGGTTGTGACATGGGGGAACATGGATTTGAGGGTGCTTAAAAACAATTGTGAGTATCATGGAATACCTTATCCTGTGCCCTTTAAGTATATTGACCTTTCCATGGAGTATAAGCGTTTTTTTGGGGATCAAAACCAAACAGGCCTATGGAAAGCTGTTCAGGAATATGGAAAGGAAGGAACAGGAAAACACCACAGGGCATTAGATGATGCGTTGACTACCTATAATCTTTTTCGTTTAGTCGAAAAAGACAAAAGGTATTTAGCCAAGCACGAACCTACCACCATTGGAGATCGTATTGATTTATCCAAAATTCTTAATAAATTTGCCTTATAA
- a CDS encoding MFS transporter: MWIANFFVAASATMILPFLSLFIETFGNYSDSYVQRWSGFIFGITFLTAFFVSPIWGRIGDKYGYKPILLLTGTGIATSILMMSVVSSVHELFVLRLIMGLATGFIPTSMALIASQTPKEIAGKTLGTLQTGTVSGGLLGPLVGGILADSFGFAYTFFLTAALIYGAVILVAFGIKEKKKTASDNKEKQYTRKEVLSYIFRQPLLLKLMVLSTLIQAGNFSIQPLLALYVTDLTSGAANLALLAGFAFSATGFGNLLASRNWGKLGDNIGHDKVIVILMLSSSLLFIPQALATSLWQLVLFRFLFGMVVGGLIPCMTAYIRNVAPLSMQGEVLGYNVSFRFLGNVLGPAMGGIISGFYGISSVFYITSFIFLGSGLMLLYSILHQEGIKKTVES; the protein is encoded by the coding sequence ATGTGGATTGCAAATTTTTTCGTTGCTGCAAGTGCTACGATGATACTCCCTTTCTTATCTTTATTCATCGAAACCTTTGGGAATTACTCTGATTCCTATGTACAACGCTGGTCAGGTTTTATTTTCGGCATTACCTTTCTCACTGCGTTTTTTGTTTCACCGATTTGGGGAAGAATTGGGGATAAGTATGGGTATAAACCGATACTGCTTCTTACAGGCACTGGCATCGCAACAAGCATCCTAATGATGAGTGTAGTTAGTTCCGTTCATGAACTTTTTGTTTTACGATTGATTATGGGGCTTGCCACAGGTTTTATTCCTACCTCTATGGCACTAATTGCATCTCAGACGCCAAAAGAAATAGCAGGAAAAACACTAGGAACCTTACAAACTGGAACAGTATCCGGGGGATTACTAGGACCATTAGTAGGTGGAATACTCGCTGATTCCTTTGGTTTTGCCTACACATTTTTCCTAACAGCAGCCTTGATTTATGGAGCTGTTATTCTGGTGGCCTTTGGCATTAAAGAAAAGAAAAAAACAGCAAGTGACAACAAGGAAAAACAATACACAAGAAAAGAAGTTCTTTCCTACATCTTTAGACAGCCATTATTATTGAAATTAATGGTTCTCTCCACGCTCATTCAAGCTGGCAATTTTAGCATTCAGCCTTTACTGGCCTTATATGTGACAGATTTAACAAGCGGTGCCGCCAACCTTGCTTTGCTAGCAGGCTTTGCTTTTTCTGCCACAGGCTTTGGGAATCTTCTTGCATCAAGAAATTGGGGAAAACTTGGGGATAACATTGGCCATGACAAAGTAATTGTGATCCTTATGCTTTCGAGTTCGCTGCTATTTATCCCGCAAGCACTAGCAACTTCTTTATGGCAGCTTGTTCTTTTCCGATTTTTGTTTGGAATGGTCGTAGGGGGACTGATTCCTTGTATGACAGCTTATATCAGGAATGTTGCTCCATTATCCATGCAAGGAGAGGTACTCGGATATAATGTTAGCTTTCGATTTTTAGGAAATGTACTTGGACCTGCAATGGGTGGGATCATTTCAGGATTTTACGGGATATCCTCTGTTTTCTATATCACAAGCTTTATTTTCCTAGGTTCTGGCTTGATGTTACTATATAGCATTCTTCACCAAGAAGGAATCAAAAAAACAGTAGAATCCTAG
- a CDS encoding DNA alkylation repair protein, translating into MKNAESYGQTIIETLRANAQEENRQPMENYMRNHFPFLGIKSPERKELWKEFFRINGKPELEWLEALAYFLYAQPEREFHYAALSMIDVHKKSLTIQHLPFLEKLITSNSWWDTIDHLAPHHVGTILLKDKKAVGSFPDNWINSPNFWLQRSAILYQLKYKKMTDEEKLFFYISSTKNSKEFFVQKAIGWALREYSKTSPKVVMDFIQKTDLAPLSRREGVKHMERQGLKVT; encoded by the coding sequence ATGAAAAATGCTGAAAGCTATGGACAAACAATCATAGAAACATTAAGAGCAAATGCTCAAGAAGAAAACAGACAGCCTATGGAAAACTACATGCGAAATCACTTTCCTTTTTTGGGGATAAAATCACCTGAGCGAAAGGAACTTTGGAAAGAATTTTTCCGTATTAATGGAAAACCAGAGCTTGAATGGTTAGAGGCTCTGGCCTATTTTTTGTACGCTCAGCCTGAAAGAGAATTTCACTATGCAGCACTTTCCATGATAGATGTTCACAAGAAATCATTAACGATACAACATCTTCCCTTTTTAGAAAAATTAATAACCTCCAATTCCTGGTGGGACACGATCGACCATTTGGCCCCACATCACGTAGGAACCATCCTGTTAAAAGATAAGAAAGCAGTGGGGAGCTTTCCCGATAACTGGATTAACAGTCCAAACTTCTGGTTACAACGCTCCGCCATTTTGTATCAGTTAAAATATAAGAAAATGACAGATGAGGAAAAGTTGTTTTTCTATATTTCATCTACCAAGAATTCCAAAGAGTTTTTTGTCCAAAAAGCTATCGGATGGGCCTTGAGGGAATATTCTAAAACATCTCCTAAAGTTGTCATGGACTTTATTCAAAAAACAGATTTAGCACCCCTAAGCCGTCGAGAAGGGGTTAAGCACATGGAAAGACAGGGTTTAAAGGTAACCTAA
- a CDS encoding hotdog fold thioesterase: protein MELKDTLIDLLGIELIELSEERAVATMPVDKRTHQPFGLLHGGASVVLAETIASIGTFHLIDQENEICVGLEINANHLKAKKDGTVTAIGTPLHRGKTTMVWEIKIVDEKEALICISRCTMAILQKKK, encoded by the coding sequence GTGGAGCTTAAAGATACACTAATAGACCTTTTAGGAATTGAATTAATTGAATTATCTGAAGAAAGAGCAGTAGCTACGATGCCAGTAGATAAGCGCACACACCAGCCTTTTGGTTTGCTTCATGGGGGAGCGTCCGTGGTTTTAGCAGAAACGATTGCAAGTATTGGTACCTTTCACCTCATTGATCAAGAAAACGAAATTTGTGTAGGGTTAGAAATCAACGCCAATCATTTAAAGGCGAAAAAAGACGGAACTGTAACGGCCATAGGGACACCTCTTCACAGAGGAAAAACAACCATGGTATGGGAAATTAAAATTGTAGATGAAAAGGAAGCCTTAATTTGTATTTCAAGATGCACAATGGCAATACTGCAGAAAAAGAAATAG